Proteins encoded by one window of Bacillaceae bacterium S4-13-56:
- a CDS encoding DUF2294 domain-containing protein, with product MQKTKGSVEAEISKAITQWEKDFLGRGSVSVKTDLLRDMIIVTLKGILTPAEYTVCETKDGLLSIKRLRSELVESGIENLKEIIYKLTLKETKSFHTDISTRTGERVMIFRLDSDIEREYH from the coding sequence ATGCAAAAAACAAAAGGATCTGTGGAAGCGGAAATAAGTAAAGCAATTACACAATGGGAGAAAGACTTCCTTGGGCGTGGTTCTGTTTCTGTGAAAACAGACTTACTGCGAGATATGATCATTGTTACCTTAAAAGGTATTCTTACTCCTGCTGAATACACTGTTTGCGAAACAAAAGATGGACTTTTATCCATTAAGAGGTTGAGATCAGAATTAGTAGAGTCAGGGATTGAGAATTTAAAGGAAATAATTTATAAGTTAACCCTAAAAGAAACAAAAAGTTTCCATACAGATATAAGTACACGCACAGGAGAAAGAGTAATGATATTTAGGCTTGATAGTGATATTGAAAGAGAGTATCATTAA
- a CDS encoding sodium-dependent bicarbonate transport family permease, which produces MSEIIYQNLLSPAVLFFMLGILAALFKSNLKFPNGLSEGLSIYLLIAIGIKGGIELSHYSLDTVYGPILGALFLGLIIPILTIFLLKLIKMDLKNSIALAATYGSISIVTYGAAISFLDKTGIPYEGFMNALVVMMESPAILVSLLLLSIMENKNEILSFPSQKMGIIPNSSKIIDKEIIRESIFGKSVLLLLGSLFIGLILGEQAVPVIKPLFIDLYNSVLVLFLLNMGLNTGERLPEIKKHGLKLLVFGLFTPLLYGSLGVIVGQLVGLSLGGTTLMGVLAGSASYIAAPAALKTSVPEANPSIYLGLALGVTFPFNLIIGIPVYHEIAKWIQ; this is translated from the coding sequence ATGTCTGAGATTATTTATCAAAACCTATTGTCCCCAGCTGTCTTATTTTTTATGTTAGGTATTTTAGCTGCATTATTTAAATCAAATTTAAAATTTCCAAATGGACTAAGTGAAGGTTTAAGCATCTATCTGCTAATAGCTATTGGAATAAAAGGAGGGATTGAGTTATCCCATTACTCCCTTGATACCGTCTATGGTCCCATTTTAGGAGCTTTGTTCTTAGGGTTGATTATTCCTATTCTTACAATTTTTTTGTTGAAGCTTATAAAAATGGACTTAAAAAATTCCATTGCCTTAGCAGCCACTTATGGATCAATAAGTATTGTGACCTATGGTGCAGCAATTTCATTCCTAGATAAAACAGGAATTCCTTATGAAGGATTTATGAATGCGTTAGTTGTAATGATGGAAAGTCCAGCTATCTTAGTATCCTTACTATTATTAAGCATTATGGAAAACAAAAATGAGATTTTATCTTTCCCATCACAAAAAATGGGAATTATACCAAATTCATCAAAAATTATAGATAAAGAAATAATTCGTGAAAGTATTTTTGGGAAAAGTGTATTACTACTATTAGGAAGTTTATTTATTGGATTAATACTAGGTGAACAGGCAGTTCCAGTGATAAAGCCTTTATTTATTGACTTATATAATAGTGTCTTAGTCCTATTTCTATTAAACATGGGATTGAATACAGGAGAACGATTACCAGAGATAAAAAAGCATGGTTTAAAACTACTCGTGTTTGGATTGTTTACACCACTTCTATATGGAAGCTTGGGAGTGATAGTTGGTCAATTGGTTGGGTTGTCACTCGGAGGGACTACTTTAATGGGAGTGCTGGCCGGTAGCGCATCTTATATTGCTGCACCAGCAGCTTTAAAAACATCAGTGCCAGAAGCAAATCCATCCATTTATTTAGGCCTAGCTTTGGGGGTTACATTCCCGTTTAACTTAATTATTGG